Proteins encoded within one genomic window of Carassius gibelio isolate Cgi1373 ecotype wild population from Czech Republic chromosome A4, carGib1.2-hapl.c, whole genome shotgun sequence:
- the lin7a gene encoding protein lin-7 homolog A isoform X1: MATMTVHPLTLERDVARAIELLEKLQESGDVPGHKLQSLKKVLQSEFCTAIREVYQYMHETITVNGCPEYQARATAKATVAAFAASEGHSHPRVVELPKTDEGLGFNVMGGKEQNSPIYISRIIPGGVAERHGGLKRGDQLLSVNGVSVEGEHHEKAVELLKAAKDSVKLVVRYTPKVLEEMEARFEKLRTARRRQQQQLLMQQQQQQQQNLTAQQNHMSLFQKKKN; the protein is encoded by the exons ATGTTGCCAGGGCGATTGAGCTGCTGGAAAAACTACAGGAGTCAGGTGACGTCCCGGGTCACAAGCTCCAGTCCCTGAAGAAGGTTCTACAGAGCGAGTTCTGCACGGCCATTAGAGAG GTCTATCAATATATGCATGAAACAATAACAGTGAATGGCTGTCCAGAGTATCAAGCACGTGCCACAGCTAAG GCCACAGTGGCGGCATTTGCAGCCAGCGAGGGTCATTCTCACCCACGGGTGGTGGAGCTGCCCAAGACAGATGAGGGGCTTGGCTTCAATGTGATGGGTGGAAAAGAGCAGAACTCACCGATCTACATCTCCCGCATCATCCCTGGGGGCGTGGCTGAGAGGCATGGCGGTCTTAAGAGAGGCGACCAACTCCTGTCCGTCAATGGAGTG AGCGTCGAGGGTGAACACCATGAAAAGGCTGTAGAGTTACTGAAAGCAGCCAAGGACAGCGTCAAACTGGTGGTGCGTTACACCCCTAAAGTCCTGGAGGAGATGGAGGCGAGGTTCGAGAAGCTCCGCACCGCCCGCAGacgccagcagcagcagctcctcatgcaacaacagcagcagcagcagcaaaacCTGACCGCCCAGCAGAACCACATGTC GCTGTtccaaaagaagaaaaattag
- the lin7a gene encoding protein lin-7 homolog A isoform X2, with product MATMTVHPLTLERDVARAIELLEKLQESGDVPGHKLQSLKKVLQSEFCTAIREVYQYMHETITVNGCPEYQARATAKATVAAFAASEGHSHPRVVELPKTDEGLGFNVMGGKEQNSPIYISRIIPGGVAERHGGLKRGDQLLSVNGVSVEGEHHEKAVELLKAAKDSVKLVVRYTPKVLEEMEARFEKLRTARRRQQQQLLMQQQQQQQQNLTAQQNHMS from the exons ATGTTGCCAGGGCGATTGAGCTGCTGGAAAAACTACAGGAGTCAGGTGACGTCCCGGGTCACAAGCTCCAGTCCCTGAAGAAGGTTCTACAGAGCGAGTTCTGCACGGCCATTAGAGAG GTCTATCAATATATGCATGAAACAATAACAGTGAATGGCTGTCCAGAGTATCAAGCACGTGCCACAGCTAAG GCCACAGTGGCGGCATTTGCAGCCAGCGAGGGTCATTCTCACCCACGGGTGGTGGAGCTGCCCAAGACAGATGAGGGGCTTGGCTTCAATGTGATGGGTGGAAAAGAGCAGAACTCACCGATCTACATCTCCCGCATCATCCCTGGGGGCGTGGCTGAGAGGCATGGCGGTCTTAAGAGAGGCGACCAACTCCTGTCCGTCAATGGAGTG AGCGTCGAGGGTGAACACCATGAAAAGGCTGTAGAGTTACTGAAAGCAGCCAAGGACAGCGTCAAACTGGTGGTGCGTTACACCCCTAAAGTCCTGGAGGAGATGGAGGCGAGGTTCGAGAAGCTCCGCACCGCCCGCAGacgccagcagcagcagctcctcatgcaacaacagcagcagcagcagcaaaacCTGACCGCCCAGCAGAACCACATGTCGTAG